The following are encoded in a window of Brevibacillus sp. DP1.3A genomic DNA:
- a CDS encoding von Willebrand factor type A domain-containing protein: MRKIVKASGITLLVASLIGCSSSEQFASSGESGNKPAAPVAQSQNNQVASSPSPPSQLADYALKKSVDPLPNDMYFKDYGTNQFVSTAKDRLSTFAADVDTASYTMMRNFIKDGNLPPAEAVRVEEFINFFPTSYPAPTNQTFAIQADSGPLSLSKKSSSSANRDQRKGITRPRAEAR; encoded by the coding sequence ATGAGAAAAATCGTGAAAGCCAGTGGTATCACCCTATTGGTCGCATCCTTGATCGGATGCAGCTCGAGCGAGCAGTTCGCATCAAGTGGCGAAAGTGGAAACAAACCAGCAGCACCTGTTGCGCAAAGTCAAAACAATCAAGTAGCCTCCAGTCCAAGTCCTCCCAGCCAACTAGCTGATTACGCGCTGAAAAAATCGGTCGATCCCCTCCCCAATGACATGTACTTCAAAGATTACGGCACCAACCAATTTGTTTCTACGGCGAAGGACCGCCTGTCTACTTTTGCCGCTGATGTGGACACCGCCTCTTACACCATGATGCGCAATTTTATAAAAGACGGGAATCTCCCGCCAGCAGAAGCTGTTCGGGTGGAGGAATTCATCAACTTTTTCCCCACTTCGTATCCCGCGCCAACCAATCAAACATTTGCGATTCAGGCTGATAGTGGCCCCCTCTCCCTTTCAAAAAAATCTTCAAGTAGTGCGAATCGGGATCAAAGGAAAGGAATTACACGCCCAAGAGCGGAAGCCCGCTAA
- a CDS encoding AAA family ATPase, with the protein MNLGIQVTQNQLMDVLLNVAVARPVFIWGAPGIGKSSLVEAFAEQVGLPCVSLLGSQLAPEDIIGVPQIVDGKSRFCPPAQIAREEPYCLFLDELNACSQEVQKAFYSLIHERRIGDYHLPEGSIVIGAGNRAQDSAIVKPMSSALINRMFHVQLLVSYEQWMNWAYSNGIHSYVLQFLEVRPDYLWSQPPKSEEPFSTPRSWHMLSDALKEFGENLTTEMVGVLAFGCLTPQHAAQFRAFHKNIQGKYQLNRILEGDASFPTAPEDRDVLYFLADSFRSQIKKELPADKASVGEQHKRFAHRAKALLKELASISLEMAQMVVARHEDGDGLPDWFVVEVIRDLPRLAMDRKGK; encoded by the coding sequence ATGAATCTAGGAATTCAAGTAACGCAAAATCAACTGATGGATGTGCTGCTAAACGTTGCAGTAGCTCGTCCAGTATTTATTTGGGGCGCACCAGGAATCGGCAAGTCGTCTCTCGTCGAGGCGTTTGCCGAGCAGGTGGGCCTGCCTTGCGTATCGTTATTGGGTAGCCAGCTGGCACCTGAGGATATTATTGGTGTCCCACAGATCGTAGACGGGAAAAGTAGATTTTGCCCACCTGCGCAAATTGCGAGAGAAGAACCGTACTGCTTGTTTCTTGACGAATTGAATGCATGCTCGCAAGAAGTGCAAAAGGCGTTTTACAGTCTGATTCATGAGCGGAGAATTGGGGATTACCATCTGCCAGAAGGGTCCATTGTGATTGGGGCAGGAAACCGCGCGCAGGATAGCGCGATTGTCAAACCGATGTCGTCTGCTCTGATCAACCGGATGTTCCACGTGCAATTGCTAGTCTCGTATGAACAATGGATGAATTGGGCGTACAGCAACGGCATCCATTCCTACGTGCTGCAATTTTTGGAGGTGCGACCGGACTATTTGTGGTCGCAGCCACCGAAGAGCGAGGAACCGTTTTCTACTCCGCGTTCCTGGCACATGCTCTCTGATGCCCTGAAGGAATTCGGTGAGAACTTGACGACAGAGATGGTGGGGGTACTGGCCTTCGGATGCTTGACGCCCCAGCATGCTGCTCAATTTCGAGCTTTTCACAAGAACATTCAAGGCAAATACCAGCTCAACCGTATTTTGGAGGGAGATGCTTCTTTTCCGACGGCTCCAGAGGATCGGGACGTACTGTATTTTCTGGCTGATTCATTCCGTTCGCAGATCAAAAAAGAACTGCCAGCGGATAAAGCCTCCGTGGGGGAGCAGCATAAACGGTTTGCACACCGAGCGAAAGCTCTCTTGAAGGAGCTCGCATCCATCTCTCTGGAAATGGCGCAGATGGTGGTGGCGCGGCACGAGGATGGCGACGGATTGCCAGACTGGTTCGTTGTAGAGGTAATTCGTGATTTACCGCGTCTGGCCATGGACAGGAAGGGAAAATAG
- a CDS encoding VWA-like domain-containing protein — protein sequence MARGVQNDPATQNYEQAVHFLSHHPMFGPLSSRAHFTRSERSICPDNGWVVVTREGSLYAHPKRRGEVGEWIYVLAHALLHLGFGHFVEKEQPILWNIACDCYITRFLRDMKLGKPPAEMAFELDKSGKSEEELYDWFVEHGVPEHLKLFGTGGEKQADMLFSDKYVRYTYNRDVEWERLLGIGLAQAVQSAVSVAGGYSDALGNEENQLSEAQKAKRWFINHYPLLASLASHFTIIEDSQICQRLQISVAAIDVTSNEIFINPAAGLDEEECKFVMAHELLHAGLRHHERCQGRDPYYWNVSCDYVINQWLMELGVGRFPQIGGLYDPDLKGLSAEAIYDRIVTDMRTYRKLYTLRGIGMGDILDGDDPRFWDRGPGTTLDDFYRNAMSQGLIYHQEKGRGLLPAGLVEEIRALGQPPIPWDVQLARWFDEHFPPLEKSRTYARASRRQSSTPDIARPAWSFRETDQLARTFGVVIDTSGSMDTKLLGKALGAIASYSEARDVPYARVVFCDAQAHDAGYLSPEDIAGRVKVKGRGGTILQPGIDMLEKATDFPKDGPILIITDGECDRIKVTRSHAIMLPKGSNLPFVARGPVFRME from the coding sequence ATGGCCAGAGGAGTTCAAAACGACCCGGCGACGCAAAACTACGAACAGGCCGTCCATTTTTTGAGTCATCACCCGATGTTTGGTCCGCTGTCCTCGCGAGCGCACTTTACTCGTTCCGAGCGAAGTATTTGTCCGGATAACGGTTGGGTAGTCGTGACCCGGGAAGGCAGCTTGTACGCGCATCCGAAGCGCAGAGGGGAAGTCGGGGAATGGATTTATGTTCTCGCACATGCGCTGCTGCATTTGGGCTTCGGACATTTTGTGGAAAAAGAGCAGCCGATTTTGTGGAACATCGCATGCGATTGTTATATTACGCGTTTTTTGAGAGACATGAAGCTGGGGAAGCCTCCTGCTGAAATGGCCTTTGAGCTGGATAAATCGGGAAAGAGCGAAGAGGAGCTGTATGACTGGTTCGTGGAGCATGGGGTGCCGGAGCATTTGAAGCTGTTTGGAACGGGCGGGGAAAAACAAGCAGATATGCTCTTCTCGGATAAATACGTCCGGTACACCTACAATCGAGATGTGGAGTGGGAGCGGCTCTTGGGGATCGGGCTGGCGCAGGCGGTGCAAAGTGCTGTCAGCGTAGCGGGCGGCTATTCCGATGCTCTCGGGAATGAAGAGAACCAGCTGTCCGAGGCACAAAAGGCCAAGCGCTGGTTCATCAATCATTATCCATTGCTGGCTTCCTTAGCGAGTCATTTCACGATTATCGAGGATTCACAGATCTGTCAACGGTTGCAAATCTCGGTGGCAGCCATTGATGTAACATCCAACGAAATCTTCATCAATCCTGCGGCGGGCTTGGATGAAGAGGAATGCAAATTTGTGATGGCACACGAGCTATTGCACGCAGGGCTTCGCCACCATGAGCGCTGCCAAGGCCGCGACCCGTATTACTGGAATGTCAGCTGCGATTACGTGATTAATCAATGGCTGATGGAGCTCGGAGTGGGACGTTTTCCGCAAATTGGCGGACTGTACGATCCAGACTTGAAGGGACTGTCGGCAGAGGCCATTTACGATCGAATCGTGACGGACATGCGTACGTATCGCAAGCTCTACACCTTACGTGGAATCGGCATGGGCGATATTTTGGATGGAGACGATCCGCGTTTTTGGGATAGGGGTCCGGGAACGACGCTGGATGACTTTTATCGCAATGCGATGTCGCAAGGCTTGATCTACCACCAGGAGAAAGGACGAGGGCTTTTGCCTGCGGGGTTAGTAGAAGAGATTCGCGCCTTGGGGCAACCGCCTATTCCGTGGGATGTTCAGCTTGCCCGTTGGTTTGACGAGCATTTTCCCCCGTTGGAAAAGAGTCGCACGTATGCAAGGGCAAGCCGCAGACAGTCCTCGACACCTGACATTGCCCGTCCTGCCTGGAGCTTTCGGGAAACGGATCAGCTGGCACGCACGTTTGGCGTCGTGATTGATACATCCGGCTCGATGGATACCAAGCTGCTCGGCAAAGCATTGGGGGCGATCGCGAGCTACAGTGAAGCGCGAGATGTTCCGTATGCGCGCGTGGTCTTTTGTGATGCGCAGGCGCATGATGCGGGCTACCTTTCTCCCGAGGACATTGCAGGGCGCGTCAAAGTAAAAGGACGCGGGGGAACGATCCTGCAGCCGGGCATCGACATGCTAGAGAAAGCAACCGATTTTCCAAAGGACGGACCGATTTTGATCATTACCGATGGGGAATGTGATCGGATCAAAGTAACTCGTAGTCATGCCATCATGCTGCCGAAGGGGAGCAATCTGCCGTTCGTGGCGAGAGGACCAGTATTTCGAATGGAATAG
- a CDS encoding chromate transporter has product MKNNLLEETGHKISKWQAVREVFLVSTKLGLTSFGGPIAHLGYFHNEYIRRRKWMDEQSYADLVALCQFLPGPASSQVGIGIGIMRAGLWGGVAAWIGFTLPSVLALLIFAFTLQGVDSGSASWIHGLKLVAVAIVAHAVWGMGQKLAPDRTRVTMAISAATITLLWHSAWSQVLVMILAGIAGVLIFRQQKVSELPEFRVPISRALAIACWIVFFGLLLVLPILRESTGFSLLALFESFYRAGSLVFGGGHVVLPLLEREVIPTGWVTQESFLTGYGATQAVPGPLFTFAAYLGTMIAGGVGAVVATIAIFLPAFLLVIGALPFWNSLRRNSKIQGMLVGVNAAVVGILLAALYDPIWTSTILAPLDFAVAAILFIMLEHWKLAPWLVVITGALYGLLLS; this is encoded by the coding sequence GTGAAGAATAATCTCTTAGAAGAAACCGGGCACAAAATAAGCAAATGGCAAGCTGTGCGTGAAGTTTTTCTCGTTTCTACCAAGCTGGGATTGACCTCATTCGGTGGTCCCATCGCGCATCTCGGTTATTTTCACAACGAATACATTCGAAGAAGAAAATGGATGGATGAGCAAAGCTACGCGGATTTGGTTGCGCTTTGTCAGTTCCTCCCTGGTCCCGCAAGCAGCCAGGTAGGGATCGGAATCGGAATCATGCGAGCCGGATTGTGGGGAGGGGTAGCTGCATGGATCGGCTTCACTCTGCCTTCGGTATTAGCGCTTCTGATATTTGCGTTCACTTTACAAGGAGTGGACAGTGGCAGTGCTTCTTGGATTCACGGTCTAAAATTAGTAGCTGTCGCGATTGTTGCTCATGCCGTATGGGGGATGGGACAAAAGCTGGCCCCGGATCGAACGCGGGTGACGATGGCGATCAGCGCTGCTACCATCACGCTGTTGTGGCATTCTGCATGGAGCCAGGTCTTAGTCATGATTCTAGCAGGAATAGCAGGGGTGCTTATCTTCCGGCAGCAAAAAGTTTCGGAGCTCCCTGAATTTCGTGTGCCGATCAGTCGTGCACTAGCCATTGCGTGCTGGATCGTTTTCTTCGGACTTTTGCTAGTGCTGCCGATCCTCCGAGAGAGCACAGGCTTTTCCTTGCTAGCGCTGTTTGAGAGCTTTTACCGTGCAGGCTCACTTGTTTTTGGTGGAGGTCACGTTGTATTGCCTTTGCTGGAGAGGGAGGTAATCCCGACAGGCTGGGTAACGCAAGAGTCGTTTCTGACCGGCTACGGGGCTACACAAGCGGTACCGGGTCCATTGTTTACCTTTGCTGCTTATTTGGGAACAATGATTGCAGGAGGAGTCGGTGCAGTAGTGGCTACGATTGCCATTTTTCTACCGGCCTTTTTACTCGTCATCGGCGCATTGCCGTTTTGGAATTCCTTGAGGAGAAATTCGAAAATCCAAGGAATGCTGGTAGGTGTGAATGCAGCGGTCGTCGGTATTTTACTGGCAGCCCTGTACGATCCGATTTGGACGAGTACCATTCTTGCGCCGCTGGATTTTGCGGTAGCGGCTATTTTGTTTATCATGCTGGAGCACTGGAAGCTGGCACCATGGCTGGTTGTGATTACGGGGGCTTTGTACGGTCTGTTGCTGTCTTAG
- a CDS encoding TetR/AcrR family transcriptional regulator gives MNKKKQQTEQTKKKIADASRILFMQKGYKATSIEDIVKATGYSGGNIYYHFKSKEGLFLHLIEVWNREWEEKWLAKEQLYTTSIDKLYGMAEHFATDFMNHPLTKAADEFFDMSEKPSDVEDRINEMIQGYIDFNKQLLQKGIDNGEFEMTNVTGVAIILDSLMFGLNQHSRRMEREEALATFRLAMDVFLFGIVKPSR, from the coding sequence TTGAATAAAAAGAAGCAGCAAACGGAGCAGACAAAGAAGAAGATTGCGGATGCGTCCAGAATTTTATTCATGCAAAAAGGCTACAAGGCCACATCAATAGAAGATATCGTGAAAGCTACTGGATACAGCGGCGGTAACATTTATTATCATTTCAAGAGCAAGGAAGGGCTGTTTTTACATCTGATTGAAGTTTGGAACAGAGAATGGGAAGAGAAGTGGCTGGCCAAGGAACAGCTCTACACGACCTCGATCGATAAATTGTATGGAATGGCTGAACATTTTGCGACCGATTTTATGAACCATCCGCTGACCAAGGCTGCTGATGAATTTTTCGACATGTCGGAGAAGCCTTCGGATGTGGAGGATCGTATCAACGAAATGATCCAAGGTTATATCGACTTTAATAAACAGTTGCTCCAGAAGGGGATCGATAACGGCGAATTTGAAATGACGAATGTAACCGGAGTCGCCATTATCCTGGACAGCCTGATGTTTGGTTTAAATCAACACTCGCGACGAATGGAACGAGAGGAAGCGCTGGCGACTTTTCGGTTAGCGATGGATGTGTTTTTATTTGGCATTGTCAAACCGTCCCGCTAG
- a CDS encoding MFS transporter, protein MALLLKNQGALLILMFNIFLVFTGIGLVIPIMPKYMESLGITGGTIGLLVAAFSLTQLLFSPIAGRWADSFGRKKIIVIGLVVFAISEGLFGIANSPVLLFVSRLLGGISAALIMPAVMAYSADITTNEERAAGMGYITAAITTGFIIGPGIGGYIAEFGIRVPFYSAGIAGLIAACITLLILKESKPTEESLSDSSSSEKQRSSLLSQLMYSYREPYFFSLIIVFVMSFGLANFETVFSLFVDHKFGFEPKDIAFIITFGSIAGAVVQLTAFSWIMNRFGEKRVISVCLLFAGLFIVLTLFVHGFWMIFAVTFIVFLAIDILRPAISTQMSMLAKDQQGYVAGLNSAFTSLGNIAGPIVAGFLFDIDINYPYALACLILLICFVLSLGVKNRNLKDANAASSQVSIHG, encoded by the coding sequence ATGGCTTTATTATTAAAAAATCAGGGAGCCCTATTGATTCTGATGTTCAATATTTTCCTTGTCTTTACGGGGATCGGGCTTGTTATACCGATTATGCCAAAGTACATGGAGAGTTTGGGAATTACCGGGGGGACGATCGGCCTGTTAGTGGCAGCCTTTTCACTGACGCAGCTTCTTTTTTCCCCAATTGCCGGGCGATGGGCCGATTCATTCGGAAGAAAAAAGATCATTGTGATCGGCTTGGTCGTGTTTGCTATCTCAGAAGGGCTGTTCGGTATAGCGAATTCTCCAGTCCTGCTGTTTGTTTCTAGGTTGCTAGGCGGCATCAGTGCCGCACTGATTATGCCAGCCGTAATGGCTTACTCAGCAGATATTACAACGAATGAAGAACGAGCGGCCGGTATGGGGTATATTACGGCAGCCATTACGACTGGTTTTATTATCGGTCCAGGCATTGGAGGATACATTGCTGAATTTGGTATTCGCGTACCTTTTTATTCGGCAGGAATTGCGGGACTGATTGCTGCATGCATCACGTTGTTAATCCTCAAGGAATCGAAACCTACGGAAGAATCATTATCGGACTCTTCTTCTAGTGAAAAACAACGAAGCAGTCTTCTTTCCCAGTTAATGTACTCCTATCGAGAGCCTTATTTTTTCAGTTTGATCATTGTGTTTGTCATGTCTTTCGGACTGGCTAATTTTGAAACGGTCTTTTCATTGTTTGTCGACCATAAGTTTGGATTTGAGCCGAAAGATATCGCGTTTATCATTACATTCGGGTCAATAGCAGGCGCAGTGGTTCAGCTTACTGCCTTTAGCTGGATAATGAATCGCTTTGGCGAGAAAAGGGTCATTTCGGTCTGTCTGCTCTTTGCTGGTTTGTTTATTGTCCTGACTCTTTTTGTTCACGGATTTTGGATGATTTTTGCCGTTACCTTTATCGTATTTCTGGCGATCGATATTTTGCGACCGGCCATCAGTACCCAGATGTCGATGCTTGCAAAGGATCAACAGGGTTATGTTGCTGGCCTTAACTCAGCCTTTACCAGTCTTGGTAATATTGCAGGTCCTATTGTAGCTGGGTTTTTATTCGATATAGATATCAACTATCCGTATGCGCTAGCGTGTCTGATTTTGCTTATCTGTTTCGTCTTATCGCTAGGAGTTAAAAACCGCAACCTGAAGGATGCCAATGCGGCCTCCAGTCAAGTTTCCATTCATGGATAA
- a CDS encoding oxalate decarboxylase family bicupin: MNPPDKGNQIPQPMRSDGTGWVDLGPRNVMRDRQNPNMLVPPVTDAGLLPNLKFSFSDASMTLNHGGWSREVTIRELPIATTLAGVNMSLTPGGVRELHWHQQAEWAYMLLGRARITSVDQRGRNFIADIGKGDLWYFPPGIPHSIQGLEEGCEFLLVFDDGHFSDLNTLSISDWFAHTPTDVLSANFGVPEPAFADIPCKQVYIYQDEVPGSIDADEVESPYGTIPLPFSHRLLAQRPLITPGGSVRIVDSRNFPISKTIAVALVELRPGAMRELHWHPNNDEWQYYISGQARMTVFIGNGNARTFDYQAGDVGYVPFATGHYIQNTGTETVWFLEMFKSDRFVDVSLNQWMALTPHELVASNLCVGPELLDALRKDKWPVVKYPGYGYVP; this comes from the coding sequence ATGAATCCGCCAGACAAAGGGAATCAAATTCCTCAGCCAATGAGGAGTGACGGGACCGGATGGGTCGATCTCGGCCCACGGAACGTCATGCGTGATCGGCAAAATCCGAATATGCTAGTTCCTCCCGTCACAGATGCGGGCTTGCTGCCTAATCTGAAATTTTCCTTCTCAGATGCCTCGATGACATTAAATCATGGCGGTTGGTCCCGTGAAGTCACCATACGCGAGCTGCCAATCGCCACTACACTTGCGGGTGTAAACATGAGCCTGACGCCAGGTGGTGTGCGCGAGTTGCACTGGCATCAGCAGGCGGAATGGGCTTACATGCTGCTGGGTCGTGCACGAATTACGTCCGTTGACCAACGCGGACGGAATTTTATCGCGGATATCGGCAAAGGCGATCTGTGGTATTTCCCTCCCGGCATCCCCCACTCGATTCAGGGACTAGAGGAAGGCTGCGAGTTTTTGCTCGTTTTCGACGATGGGCATTTTTCCGATCTGAATACGCTATCGATCTCCGATTGGTTTGCTCATACGCCAACAGATGTGCTTTCTGCGAATTTTGGTGTGCCTGAACCTGCCTTTGCCGACATTCCTTGCAAGCAGGTGTACATTTATCAGGACGAGGTTCCGGGTTCCATTGATGCAGATGAAGTGGAATCTCCGTACGGAACCATCCCCCTCCCTTTTTCCCATCGCTTACTCGCCCAACGCCCCCTCATTACACCTGGAGGCAGTGTGCGCATTGTCGATTCCCGCAACTTTCCAATCTCCAAAACAATCGCGGTAGCACTCGTAGAGCTACGTCCCGGTGCCATGAGAGAGCTGCATTGGCATCCCAATAACGACGAGTGGCAATATTACATTTCAGGCCAAGCACGGATGACTGTTTTTATCGGAAACGGAAACGCCCGAACTTTTGACTACCAAGCAGGTGATGTTGGTTACGTTCCTTTTGCGACGGGGCATTATATCCAAAATACCGGGACGGAAACGGTGTGGTTTTTGGAAATGTTCAAGAGCGACCGCTTTGTCGATGTATCGCTGAATCAATGGATGGCGCTCACCCCGCATGAACTCGTCGCTTCCAACCTGTGTGTAGGTCCTGAACTATTAGATGCCTTGCGCAAGGATAAATGGCCCGTTGTCAAATATCCTGGATATGGCTATGTCCCGTGA
- a CDS encoding DUF4241 domain-containing protein, whose product MNKIPNEQWLARYEQKKQMLEPHVDLHTYFTSTEISGKPINLLSLGEITIPTGDIMVRDPLVYLEKDSAPYFRKVPTGTFSLTVCVVTVEEDHYRYAAVKVEFTDKTPQKFTEALIGNEDLENLGEGEYFGFNVDAGLATVVDVKTRDAYLEFYDSWKKENPEGNIYDEYFASVFAQSYKDHPKYQRSAGDYINWTIPGTDLSIPMIQTGFGDGAYPVYFGLDENDQICQLVIQFIPIELAFGEDDSEDES is encoded by the coding sequence ATGAATAAGATTCCAAACGAGCAATGGTTAGCACGATATGAACAAAAAAAACAGATGTTAGAGCCCCATGTTGATTTACACACCTATTTCACATCAACGGAGATCAGTGGGAAACCAATCAACTTGCTTTCTTTGGGGGAAATCACGATTCCCACTGGGGACATCATGGTTCGTGATCCACTTGTGTATCTGGAGAAAGATAGTGCCCCGTATTTTCGAAAAGTCCCTACAGGAACCTTCTCTTTAACCGTTTGTGTGGTAACCGTTGAAGAAGACCACTACAGGTATGCAGCGGTTAAGGTGGAGTTTACAGATAAAACTCCCCAAAAATTTACGGAAGCCCTCATTGGAAACGAGGATCTCGAAAATCTAGGGGAAGGCGAATATTTTGGGTTTAATGTGGATGCAGGCCTTGCTACTGTGGTAGATGTCAAAACGAGGGATGCTTATCTGGAATTTTATGATAGCTGGAAAAAAGAGAATCCAGAGGGCAATATTTATGATGAATATTTTGCTAGTGTTTTTGCGCAAAGTTACAAAGACCATCCAAAATACCAAAGAAGCGCTGGAGATTATATAAACTGGACGATACCAGGCACCGATTTATCGATTCCGATGATTCAGACGGGATTTGGAGACGGAGCCTATCCTGTCTATTTTGGGTTGGATGAAAACGATCAAATTTGCCAGCTGGTGATTCAATTTATTCCCATTGAACTTGCATTTGGTGAGGATGACAGCGAAGACGAAAGCTAG
- a CDS encoding TetR/AcrR family transcriptional regulator, whose product MPKIIDHEKRREQIAEATWRVIVEQGMEGATVRGIAKEAGLSLGALRHYFATQDELLMYAMQLVKERAIARIAEIHANDEWAPKEKITKIFLELLPTNQEKMVEMEVWFAFTVYFRHKKEGFDAQHDGIYAAVRKLLDSADQLNLLRKELDKEMEAEKLYAVIDGLALHAYLEPQRVNGEWITKVLEHHLASLFL is encoded by the coding sequence ATGCCAAAAATAATCGATCACGAGAAAAGAAGAGAACAAATAGCAGAAGCAACGTGGCGTGTCATTGTCGAGCAAGGAATGGAGGGGGCAACGGTAAGGGGCATAGCAAAAGAAGCAGGACTTTCATTAGGTGCTTTGCGACATTACTTCGCCACACAGGATGAACTGCTGATGTATGCCATGCAACTCGTAAAAGAGAGGGCAATCGCTCGAATTGCTGAAATCCACGCTAATGATGAATGGGCGCCAAAAGAGAAAATCACCAAAATCTTTCTGGAGCTTCTCCCTACGAATCAAGAAAAGATGGTCGAAATGGAAGTGTGGTTTGCTTTTACCGTATACTTCCGACACAAGAAAGAAGGCTTTGATGCACAGCACGACGGGATCTATGCCGCCGTCCGCAAGCTGTTGGACTCTGCTGATCAACTGAATCTATTACGCAAAGAGCTGGACAAAGAGATGGAAGCAGAAAAGCTCTATGCCGTCATCGATGGTCTGGCACTGCATGCCTATCTCGAGCCGCAGCGTGTCAATGGGGAATGGATTACGAAAGTGCTGGAGCACCATCTCGCATCTTTATTTCTTTAA
- a CDS encoding ABC transporter ATP-binding protein, whose product MSSIMLKSLSKQYTNDKYTLDDISLAIKDKEFLVLLGPSGCGKSTLLRMIAGIEEITQGDVYIGDVCVNEVEPKDRGVAMVFQNYALYPHMTVYENMAYGLKIKKIKKAEREKRIKAAADILQIDHLLKRFPSQLSGGQKQRVAIGRAIVKEPKVFLMDEPLSNLDTKLRNEMRIEIKKLHERLNSTFIYVTHDQVEAVTLGDRIAIMAEGKFRQIGTPMEIIDCPVDMFVANFISSPPINYMEASLIQRDGRVYVEVDGLLLETNLSLDVMEQALEIVAGVRPEHCFLTESSDDALAMEVLFTEIIGTDVLVHLKYKESNFIVKKSFTQTYAKGQKVNVGINAAHVHVFDKLTQKNLRCRP is encoded by the coding sequence ATGTCGAGTATTATGCTGAAGTCATTGTCCAAGCAATATACCAACGATAAATACACCCTGGACGATATCAGTCTGGCAATCAAAGACAAAGAGTTCCTGGTGTTATTGGGACCGTCCGGATGTGGAAAATCTACGCTGCTCAGAATGATTGCCGGGATTGAAGAGATCACCCAAGGCGATGTGTACATTGGCGATGTTTGTGTTAATGAAGTGGAGCCAAAGGATCGGGGAGTTGCGATGGTTTTTCAAAACTATGCCCTTTATCCGCATATGACCGTATACGAAAACATGGCATACGGCCTGAAAATTAAAAAGATCAAAAAAGCAGAGCGAGAGAAGCGCATCAAGGCAGCAGCGGATATTTTGCAAATTGATCATTTGTTGAAACGGTTCCCCAGCCAATTGTCTGGTGGGCAAAAACAGCGGGTCGCAATCGGGCGGGCCATCGTGAAGGAGCCAAAGGTCTTTTTGATGGACGAGCCGTTGTCCAATCTGGATACCAAGCTGCGAAATGAAATGAGAATTGAGATCAAAAAGCTACACGAGCGCTTGAATTCAACGTTCATTTACGTGACGCATGATCAGGTGGAGGCGGTTACCTTAGGGGATCGAATCGCGATTATGGCGGAAGGCAAGTTCCGACAAATCGGAACGCCGATGGAAATCATCGATTGCCCAGTGGATATGTTCGTTGCCAATTTCATCAGCTCACCCCCCATTAATTATATGGAAGCGAGTCTGATTCAGCGAGATGGCCGGGTCTATGTGGAGGTAGACGGGCTGCTGCTGGAAACCAATCTCTCGCTCGACGTGATGGAACAAGCTCTTGAGATTGTCGCGGGAGTCAGACCAGAGCATTGCTTTCTCACCGAAAGCAGCGACGATGCACTCGCTATGGAGGTACTGTTCACGGAAATTATCGGAACGGATGTGTTGGTCCATCTGAAGTATAAAGAGAGCAATTTCATCGTGAAAAAAAGCTTTACCCAGACGTATGCAAAGGGTCAAAAGGTGAACGTAGGGATTAATGCCGCCCATGTCCATGTATTTGACAAGCTCACGCAAAAGAATCTGAGGTGCCGCCCATGA